TCTCAGCCTCGAGTTTGTCGGCGTTGGCGGTGGTCAGATCGTTGGCCGCGCTGACGGACTCACCGCTGCGGATCTTCTCGACGACGCCCTCGGAGGCTCCGAGCTCCTGCGCGGCGTTGGCGAAGTCGTCGTTGCTCCACTTGTTGTAGATGTCCTCCTGCTCCTCCAGGAGTGCGGCACGGTAGTTCCAGTAGACGTCGGTCTCGCCGGCCTCTGCGACGGCGAGAACTGCAGCGGCCGCGCGGGTGGAGTGGCCGTCGGCGTTGCCGCGGTCCAGGAAGTTGAGGCTGCGGATGTTCACGATCAGATCGCCCGACTCGATGGCCGCCTGCATCTGCTCATCGGTGTTCTCGGCGAGCTGGGCGCAGTAGGAGCAGGAGTAGTCCTCGTAGAGGTCAACCTCGACGGCCTCGGCCGCCGGGTTGGCTGCGGAGAGCGTGACGGCGTTGTCACCGAACTCAGACCCGAAGGACACGTCGACGGACTCACGGTCGGCGAGGTACTCGGTCTTCTTGCCCTGTCCGGACATCACGATGTAGCCGATGACCACGGCCGCGACCAGCACGACGGCGATGATGGCCCAGAGGAATGTGTTGCTGCCCTTGGCATTCGGGTCGGTGACCCGGGTGGACTTGCTGCTCACTGTGTTTTCACCTTTGAGTACTTGTTGGTCTTGAGATCAGGGATGGAGGGCGAACCTCTTGAAGGGGCGGTAGATGGTCCACACGCTCAATGCGATGTAGCCGATGTCCCGCAGGATGGTGACGAAGTAATCCATCGCCGCCTTGTCCATGTTCGGCTCGATGTTGAAGCAGCCGCAGTCGATGCCCAGGCCCCGCGCCCAGGCCTGGCCGATGCCGATGATGAACATGAGCAGCACAACGGTGGCCACCTTGCTCGACTGCCGGAGGAAGATTCCCAGCAGCAGAAGGACACCGCCGGCGATCTCCAGCGGTCCGATGAGGCGGGCCAGCAGATCCGACCACTGAGGAGTGAAGATCTCGTAGGCCATGATCGCCTGGGTCATGTTCAGGTGATTGTCCAACTTGGCCACACCTGCGGTTATCCAGGTGTAGGCCATGAAGAAGCGGGCGAAGAAACTGATGGCGTCGAGCACCCGGCGACCATTGGTACCTGACCAGAAGGAGCCGGGGCGCGCTGCGGGATCGGAGACTTCGGCGGAATCACTGAGCACTCGTGCTGTTTCCGCCGGCGTGGGCGTTGCCTGGTTGGTGATGGACACAACCCCAGACCTTAGTCCACTTTCCGGCCGGTACGGTAGGAGAAATCCCCCGATCCGGCCGGGATCACAGCGGATTAACCGCCGAGTACCTGGCTCACCACAGCCTGCGCCTCCTGCTGGACGAGCTTCAGGTGCTCCTCACCTCGGAAGGACTCGGCGTAGATCTTGTACTTGTCCTCGGTGCCGGAGGGGCGGGCGGCGAACCAGGCGTTCTCGGTGGTCACCTTCAGCCCACCGATGGCCTGCTGGTTACCGGGGGCCTCGGTCAGCTTGGCGGTGATCGGCTCACCCGCCAGCTCGGTGGCGGTGACCTGCTCCGGGGAGAGCTGCTTGAGGATGGCCTTCTGCTCGCGGTTCGCGGGCGCATCTGTGCGCGCGTACGCCGGGGCGCCGAACTGCTCCGCGAGCTCCGCGTAGCGCTGCGACGGGGTCTTGCCGGTGACCGCGGTGATCTCGGCGGCCAGCAGGTTGAGGATGAGCCCGTCCTTGTCTGTGGACCAGACGCCGCCGTCGCGACGCAGGAAGGACGCGCCGGCGGACTCCTCACCGCCGAAACCGATGCTGCCGTCCTGCAGTCCGGCCACAAACCACTTGAAGCCCACCGGAACCTCCACCAGGCGGCGACCGAGCTGCGCGACGACCCGGTCGATCATCGAGGAGGACACCAGGGTCTTGCCCACCGCGGTGTTCTGGTCCCAGTTCGGCCGGTTGGCGAAGAGGTACTCGATGGCGACGGCCAGGTAGTGGTTGGGGTTCATCAACCCGTGGTCAGGGGTGACGATGCCGTGGCGGTCCGCATCTGCGTCATTGCCGGTGGCGATGTCGTACTTGTCGCGGCTGTTGATCAACGAGGCCATGGCATGCGGCGAAGAGCAGTCCATACGGATCTTGCCGTCGGAGTCCAGCGTCATGAAACGGAAGGTGGCGTCCACCAGGGGGTTGACCACGGTCAGGTTCAGCTTGTGGGTTTCGGCGATCGCCCCCCAGTAGTCCACCGAGGCGCCACCCATGGGATCCGCACCGATGGACAGACCGGAGTCGCGGATCGCCTGGATGTCGACCACGTTGGGCAGGTCGTTGACGTAGTTGGCAAGGAAGTCCTGCCGCTGCGCACGCTCGTCGAGCACACCGCTGACGGGGGTCCGCTTGACGTCCCGGAGGCCACCGCGCAGCAGCTCGTTGGCGCGGTCGGCGATCCAGTCGGTGGCGTCCGTGTCGGCCGGGCCGCCGCTCCAGGGGTTGTACTTGAAACCACCGTCGCGCGGCGGGTTGTGCGAGGGCGTGATGACGATGCCGTCAGCCAGGAGGTCCCTCGGGCCCGCGACACCCCACTGCACGTCCTTGTTGTAGCCCAGGATCGCATGCGAGATGGCCGGGGTCGGGGTGTACCGCCCCGCTGCATCGACGAACACCTCCACGTCGTTGGCCAGCAGCACCTCCAGCGCGGAGATCATCGCCGGCTCGGAGAGCGCATGGGTGTCGCGGCCGATGTACATCCGCCCGTACCAGCGGACGGGGGTCCGGTTGCGGTAGTCCACGATCGCCTGGGTCGTGGCCAGGATGTGATCCTCATTGAAGGCGGTGTCCAGTGAGGATCCCCGGTGGCCGGAGGTGCCGAAGGCGACCTGCTGGTCGGGGTTCTCCACATCCGGCTTACGTGTGTAGTAGGCGGTGACGACCTCCGCGATGTCGATGAGGTCCTCGGGACGTGCCGGCTGGCCCGCGCGTTCGTGTGCCATGTCTTCAGTTCTCCTTCATGTGCCTGGGCAGGGATGGCCTCCATTGTTGTCGGGTAGGCCCACGCCCGCAGGGGGCATCGACCGGGCGCACTCGCCGATCACCCCCGCCAGGGGGCAGCGGGGGTTGCCCTCCGGTTCATATCCGGGGGCGGACGTGGCCGAGGCCACACCCGGTGGGTACCTTGATCGCATGGAATCGCTGCAGAACGCACTCGACACAGCCGGCGGAATTGTCTGGGGACCGTTCATCCTCATCCCGCTGCTGCTGGGCACAGGCCTCTACCTCACCATCCGTCTGGGCGGCCTCCAGTTCCGCATGCTGGGTCGGGCGCTGCGCCACGGGCTGATCGACCGTTCCGACGCCGACGGCAAGGGTGACATCTCCAACTATCAGGCGCTGACCACCGCACTGGCCGCGACGGTCGGCGTGGGCAACATCGTCGGTGTGGCCACGGCGCTCTCTGTGGGTGGCCCGGGTGCGTTGTTCTGGATCTGGGTGACGGGGCTGGTCGGCATGGCCTCGAAATACACGGAGGCGTTCCTGGGTGTGCGTTTCCGCACCACCGACGCCAAGGGTGAGCAGTCCGGTGGCCCGCAGTACTACCTCAAGCGCGGTATCTCCGGACCGGTGGGCAAGACGTTGGCGCTCATGTTCGCGGTTTTCGCGGTGATAGCGTCTTTCGGTATCGGCAACCTCACCCAGGCCAACGCCGTGGCCACCAACCTGGAGAGCGCCTTCGGCCTCGACCCGTTCGCCTCGGGCGCCATCATGTTCGTCCTCCTGGGCGCGGTGCTGCTCGGTGGCATCCAGGCCATCGGCCGTATCACCTCCGCCTTCGTGCCGATGATGATCATCCTCTACGTCTCCGCCGGCATCGTCGTCCTGGTCATGAACGTCGCCGACATTCCCGCGGCGCTGGGTCTGATCTTCACCGACGCCTTCACCGGCACGGCCGCCACGGGCGGATTCGTCGGCGCGGGCATCATGCTCGCGATCCAGTTCGGTGTCGCCCGCGGCATCTTCTCCAACGAGTCCGGTATGGGTTCCGCCGCGATCGCGGCGGCGGCGGCGAAGACCTCCCATCCGGTCCGACAGGGTCTGGTCTCCATGACGCAGACCTTCATCGACACCCTCATCGTCGTCTCCATCACCGGCCTGGTCATCGTCACCACCGGCGTGTGGGACACCGGCCGCGAGACCGCCGGCGTCATGACCGCCAACGCCTTCTCTGCCGCGCTGCCGGGTGAATGGGGCGGCACGATCGTCTCACTGTCGATCATCTTCTTCGCCTTCTCCACGATCATCGGCTGGTCCTACTACGGCGAACGCTCGCTGGAGTCGCTGATCGGTCGACGCGGCACGGTCCCCTACCGCATGCTCTTCACCGTCGTCGCCCTCATCGGTGCGACCGTCGAGCTGGAACTCGTCTGGTCCTTCTCCGACCTGGCCAACGGTCTGATGGCGCTGCCGAACCTCATCGGTCTGCTCATTCTCTCGGGACTCGTGGCCCGCGAGACGAAGGCCTACCTCAAGTTCGACCCCACGCTGCGCGCCTCCCCGGAGGAGGTCGCCGCCTTCATGCGCGCCCAGGGAAGTGACTGGAAGTAGTACGTTGCTTCGCGACGCCACCGCCGTCGGCGCCGGCGCCCTCCTCGGCGCCCTGGCCCGCTACGGGCTCGAGGAGTTCCTCGGCGCCGGGCTGCCGACCCTGCTCGGGGTGAACATCCTGGGCTCCTTCCTCATGGGTCTGCTGCGTCCCGGCGCCTTCTGGGGCCGCGGGGTGCTCGGCGGATTCACGAGCTTCTCCACTTTCGCCTGTCTCGCCGCCACCTCCTCCCCTCTGCAGGCGGTGGGCTATGTTCTGGCCACCGTAGTGGGCTGCGTCGGAGCGTGGCTGCTCGGGGACCGGTGGGCCCGATGATCGTGTCTTTGCTGGCCGTCGGTGTCGGAGGCTTCCTCGGGGGCGTTGCCCGGTGGGCTCTGACGCTGTGGCCGGGGGGCCTGCGCGGAACCTTCGCCGCCAATCTCCTGGCCACCGCCGTCCTGGGTGCCGTGATCGGCGTGGTGGGCCATGGGAGCCTGTTGTACCTGGCTCTGGGTACCGGCTTCGCCGGCGCCCTGTCCACGTGGTCCACCCTGTCCCGCGAGCTGGGACAGCTGCTCAAGGAGCGGCGCTACCGGCTCCTGGCCGGATACGCGTCAGCCACGCTCACCGCCGGGCTGGCGATGGCGTGGCTGACGAACGCGCTGTTGCTCTAACCCGACTTTGATCAAAATGACTTGAGGAAGATCATATTGACACGCTGGCCAGCACAGTCAGCGCGGTAGACGCTGGTTTTCGCGACTCAAGGGGGTGGGTTTCAGGGTGAATCACTAGATTGATTTTCATGAGCCCCTACATCCGCACCGTAAAAACCGCCTCCGGGGCGACCGCGGTGCAGATCGTGTACTCCGAAAAACGCGGCTCGAAGAACCTCACCCACATCGGCTCCGCCCACACCCCCGAAGACCTCGCGCTACTGCGCGCCAAGGCCCAGCGCCTGGTTGACGGTGACCAGTTGAGCCTGGATCTCGCTGTGGACACCACCCCGGCCGGCACCGGTACGCAACAGGCTCCGGTACCGGTGACCAGCGAAAAGGCGGGCCACCTCATCGACACGATCCAGCGCGCCTACCGGAAACTGGGCTTCGACGAGGCCACCGACGGTGACGAGGTCTTCCGGAATCTCGTGATAGCCCGACTAGTCCAACCCGGCTCCAAACTCGACAGTGTAGAAACACTTGCAGAGATCGGCCTGCGGTCCGCGAGCTATCCCACGATCAACCGTCGGCTGCCTGTTTTCGCCACCACCGACTTCCGTGATCGGCTCACCCACGCATGTGCCACCTATGCCGGCATCGGTCCCGGGGTGCTCGTGCTCTACGACGTGACGACCCTGTATTTCGAAACCGACGAGGCTGACGAATTCCGCAAGCCCGGCTTCTCCAAGGAACGCCGCCTGGAACCCCAGATCACCGTGGGCCTGCTGTCGGACGCCTCCGGATTCCCCTTGTCGGTCGGCGCGTTCGAGGGCAACATGGCCGAAACCCGCACGATGCTGCCCATGATCCACACGTTCCAGGAGTCATTCAACGTCGATGACATCACCGTCGTCGCGGATGCCGGGATGTTCTCCTCCGGCAACAAGAAGGCCATCGTCGACGCCGGGTTGCACTACATCCTCGGGACAAAGTTCACGGACGTTCCCTACCCGGTGGCGCAGTGGCGCAAGAACAACCCCGGCCAGGACTACATGGACAAACAGATCTGGGCCTACGCCGACCGGACGGGGCGCGGCCCCGACGGCGTCCCGCACTCGATGACCTACTACCAGTACTCCTGGGACCGGGCACGGCGCACGCTCAAGGGCATCGATGAGCAGGTCGCGAAGGCAGAGAAGGCCGTCGCGGGCAAGATCCCGGTCAAGCGCAATCGCTTCGTCGATCTCAAGGCGCCGAACAAGCAGGTCAACTGGTCACTGGTCACTGGTGGACAAGAATAAGGCCCTGGCCGGGCTCAAGGGCTACGAAACGTCCCGGGTTGATCTGGCCCCGGAGCAGGTCATCGGTTCCTACCGCCAGCTGCTCAAGATCGAGAAAGCCTTCCGGATGTCGAAGTCCGATCTCAAGGCCAGACCGATCTACCACCGCAAACGCGACTCCATCGACGCGCACCTGAGCGTGGTGATGGCGGCGATGGCCGTCGGCCACCTCCTCGAGGAACGCTCAGGGTTGTCAATTAAGCGGCTGGTCCGCACCCTGCGTAAGTACCGAACCTTCGAGCTGCAGATCGCCGGCCAGACCATCCACGCCGCATCCCCCTTGCCGCCAGAGGTCACCGACCTGATCACCCGAATCGAGGCCGACTGATTACCGCACTAAATTGATCAAAGTCGGGGCGGCGCTACCGGCTCCTGGCCGGATACGCGTCAGCCACGCTCACCGCCGGGCTGGCGATGGCGTGGCTGACGAACGCGCTGTTGCTCTAACCGGAGATGGCGTCCAGTGGCGGAGTGTTGGCCGCCCTGCGTGCCGGCCAGATAGCGGCGAGCACACCGACGACCGCAGAACCGATGAGCATGACCACCAGCATCGCGAACGGCACCGAAATGGTGTCCAGGCCCTGATCCTTGAGCACCTCGAGGAAGGCCCAGCCCAGTCCCAGACCGATGAGCATGCCCATGACCGCACCGAAGACCGCGATCTGAACGGCCTCCAGCGTGATCATGGTGCGGATCTGCCTGCGCTGCGAACCCACGGCGCGCAACATGCCGATCTCCTGGCGACGCTCGATGACTCCGAGCGTCAGGGTGTTGACGATGCCGAGGATCGCAATGATCACCGCGAGCGCCAGCAGTGCATAGAGGATGTTGAGCATCTGGTCGATGGCCTGACCTGCCATGCCCGCCATCTCCTCCGCGCTCATCACCTGGACGACGATGAATCCCTTCACCGCCTCCTCCAGGTTGGCACGCAGCTGATCTGTGCTGACGGACCCGTCGGCGATGACTCCGACCATGTTGACCGTCAGAGCGCCGGGCGGAATCATCCCGTCGACCGATTCCTTGGCGATGATCATGTTGTTCACCAGGCTGTTCGGCTCGAAAATGCCGACGACCTCGATCTCGCGGGTCTCCCCTCCCAGCTCCGGGGCGGTCAGCGGCAGGACGTCGCCGACCGCCCAGCCGTTGGCCTCGGCGAATCCGGTTGACGCCAGAACACCTGGGTTCGTGCCCAGGTCCGAGGTGCCCTCACTCATCTCCAGGACCGCCATCTGGGAGATGTCCCCGTCGATGACCAGGGTCTGGGCTACGGGGCCGAACTGGTTGGTCGCGCGGTCGTCGACAAGCACGGGTGCGGTGGCCATGGTGAGCACCTTGTCCACCCCCTCGACCTCCCGGACGGCGTCGGAGGTGCCGGCGGGCGTCGGAAAGCCGCCGGTCTGGGGACCGGAGAGGATGAAGTCGGCGGAGACGTTGTTCTCCACCACGTCAGAGATCGACGCCTTCATCGTGTCACCCAGCATGCCGATCGCCGTCACCAGCGCAACACCGAGCGTCAGCGCGAACGCGGTGGTGGCCGTACGGCGGGGATTACGGCGGGAGTTGGTCGCCGCCAGCCTGCCGATGGCCCCGAACGGCACACCGATGACCCTGCCCAGGGTGGGCACGATCGGGAGGGACATCGCCGGACCGGCGAAGAAGAAGCCGACGATCACGCCGAGCGCGCCGACGCCCACCAGGATCGCGCGTGTTGACGTCGCCGAGTCCGCGAGCAGAACGCCCGCCACCGCCGCAGCGACACCGACCAGCATGAGAACCACGCCGATCACCGTGCGGACCACCAGCGGCTGATCGGTCGAGGCCTCGGTCGAACGCATCGCCTCCACCGGTCGGACCTCACCGGCCCGCCGGGCCGGCAGCCACGCAGAGATGACGGTGACAAAGGTTCCGAGAATGAGCGGGACGAGAACCGCGGACGTCGACAGGCCCAGCCCCGAATCCGGCAGCGACATTCCCCGGCTCGCCATGAACGCCTTGATGGCGGCGACCAGACCCACGCCGGCGATGATGCCGAGCGCGGACCCGATGACGCCGACGATGAATGCCT
This sequence is a window from Corynebacterium comes. Protein-coding genes within it:
- a CDS encoding DsbA family protein, with the translated sequence MSSKSTRVTDPNAKGSNTFLWAIIAVVLVAAVVIGYIVMSGQGKKTEYLADRESVDVSFGSEFGDNAVTLSAANPAAEAVEVDLYEDYSCSYCAQLAENTDEQMQAAIESGDLIVNIRSLNFLDRGNADGHSTRAAAAVLAVAEAGETDVYWNYRAALLEEQEDIYNKWSNDDFANAAQELGASEGVVEKIRSGESVSAANDLTTANADKLEAETGQVSSPRVLRDGKDVEVDDINQWLDAVLN
- a CDS encoding DoxX family protein; translation: MLDAISFFARFFMAYTWITAGVAKLDNHLNMTQAIMAYEIFTPQWSDLLARLIGPLEIAGGVLLLLGIFLRQSSKVATVVLLMFIIGIGQAWARGLGIDCGCFNIEPNMDKAAMDYFVTILRDIGYIALSVWTIYRPFKRFALHP
- the pgm gene encoding phosphoglucomutase (alpha-D-glucose-1,6-bisphosphate-dependent) encodes the protein MAHERAGQPARPEDLIDIAEVVTAYYTRKPDVENPDQQVAFGTSGHRGSSLDTAFNEDHILATTQAIVDYRNRTPVRWYGRMYIGRDTHALSEPAMISALEVLLANDVEVFVDAAGRYTPTPAISHAILGYNKDVQWGVAGPRDLLADGIVITPSHNPPRDGGFKYNPWSGGPADTDATDWIADRANELLRGGLRDVKRTPVSGVLDERAQRQDFLANYVNDLPNVVDIQAIRDSGLSIGADPMGGASVDYWGAIAETHKLNLTVVNPLVDATFRFMTLDSDGKIRMDCSSPHAMASLINSRDKYDIATGNDADADRHGIVTPDHGLMNPNHYLAVAIEYLFANRPNWDQNTAVGKTLVSSSMIDRVVAQLGRRLVEVPVGFKWFVAGLQDGSIGFGGEESAGASFLRRDGGVWSTDKDGLILNLLAAEITAVTGKTPSQRYAELAEQFGAPAYARTDAPANREQKAILKQLSPEQVTATELAGEPITAKLTEAPGNQQAIGGLKVTTENAWFAARPSGTEDKYKIYAESFRGEEHLKLVQQEAQAVVSQVLGG
- a CDS encoding alanine/glycine:cation symporter family protein, with product MESLQNALDTAGGIVWGPFILIPLLLGTGLYLTIRLGGLQFRMLGRALRHGLIDRSDADGKGDISNYQALTTALAATVGVGNIVGVATALSVGGPGALFWIWVTGLVGMASKYTEAFLGVRFRTTDAKGEQSGGPQYYLKRGISGPVGKTLALMFAVFAVIASFGIGNLTQANAVATNLESAFGLDPFASGAIMFVLLGAVLLGGIQAIGRITSAFVPMMIILYVSAGIVVLVMNVADIPAALGLIFTDAFTGTAATGGFVGAGIMLAIQFGVARGIFSNESGMGSAAIAAAAAKTSHPVRQGLVSMTQTFIDTLIVVSITGLVIVTTGVWDTGRETAGVMTANAFSAALPGEWGGTIVSLSIIFFAFSTIIGWSYYGERSLESLIGRRGTVPYRMLFTVVALIGATVELELVWSFSDLANGLMALPNLIGLLILSGLVARETKAYLKFDPTLRASPEEVAAFMRAQGSDWK
- a CDS encoding fluoride efflux transporter family protein, producing MTGSSTLLRDATAVGAGALLGALARYGLEEFLGAGLPTLLGVNILGSFLMGLLRPGAFWGRGVLGGFTSFSTFACLAATSSPLQAVGYVLATVVGCVGAWLLGDRWAR
- a CDS encoding FluC/FEX family fluoride channel translates to MIVSLLAVGVGGFLGGVARWALTLWPGGLRGTFAANLLATAVLGAVIGVVGHGSLLYLALGTGFAGALSTWSTLSRELGQLLKERRYRLLAGYASATLTAGLAMAWLTNALLL
- a CDS encoding ABC transporter permease, whose amino-acid sequence is MAKNTTMRRVSLRNIAAHKLRLALTVLAVVLGTAFISGAFMFTNSLDNTFKAAVSNTYEGVDAVVGPAEGLAGVPQATREQIAQDDKVADVNVTASQTVVLATEDEEPIQTGGGTSTLSVWYDPDSVVGEANTMAEGERPEAADEIVLNSKGAEKFGISVGDTLIVVDPQERHTMTVTGLYDMELDQGQSLTAYMPVNAFLERYTLDGSTSQLVVSAAEGTSDIDLVTHLSDTYEGVEVETGEKLAEEMSKALSQALEFVNYFLVAFGMVALLVGTFLIANTFSMIVAQRTKEFALLRALGADRKQITRSVVFEAFIVGVIGSALGIIAGVGLVAAIKAFMASRGMSLPDSGLGLSTSAVLVPLILGTFVTVISAWLPARRAGEVRPVEAMRSTEASTDQPLVVRTVIGVVLMLVGVAAAVAGVLLADSATSTRAILVGVGALGVIVGFFFAGPAMSLPIVPTLGRVIGVPFGAIGRLAATNSRRNPRRTATTAFALTLGVALVTAIGMLGDTMKASISDVVENNVSADFILSGPQTGGFPTPAGTSDAVREVEGVDKVLTMATAPVLVDDRATNQFGPVAQTLVIDGDISQMAVLEMSEGTSDLGTNPGVLASTGFAEANGWAVGDVLPLTAPELGGETREIEVVGIFEPNSLVNNMIIAKESVDGMIPPGALTVNMVGVIADGSVSTDQLRANLEEAVKGFIVVQVMSAEEMAGMAGQAIDQMLNILYALLALAVIIAILGIVNTLTLGVIERRQEIGMLRAVGSQRRQIRTMITLEAVQIAVFGAVMGMLIGLGLGWAFLEVLKDQGLDTISVPFAMLVVMLIGSAVVGVLAAIWPARRAANTPPLDAISG